A single window of Mycolicibacterium madagascariense DNA harbors:
- the treZ gene encoding malto-oligosyltrehalose trehalohydrolase: MPDHEFAVWAPIPERVQVDVDGTLHPMTRDSDGWWRAVVDAHVDSRYGFVLDDDPTVLPDPRSPRQPDGVHERSQLWDPSTVAWSDTAWQGRSVEGGVIYELHVGTFTPTGTLDSAIEKLDYLVDVGVDFVELMPLNAFGGTHGWGYDGVLWYAVHEAYGGPDALVRFVTACHERGLGVLIDAVFNHLGPSGNYLPRYGPYLTESNTGWGQGVNVSEAGADEVRRYILDCALRWMRDFHVDGLRLDAVHALADRTAIHILEEMSAETDALAEQLGRPLSLIAESDLNDPRLITPRDRGGYGLTAQWDDDIHHAIHTAVSGERQGYYSDFGSLESLAKTLRHGFFHAATYSSFRHRRHGRPLDTATIPATRLLAYTSDHDQVGNRAVGDRPSQNLDFGQLAVKAALVLASPYTAMLFMGEEWGSSSPFQFFTSHPEPELAKATAEGRKAEFSSHGWDADDIPDPQDPETFARSKLKWDEVDTGEHGRLGALYRQLIALRHDEPDFADPWLDHLRIDYDEDRRWITLYRGAFAVACNLGTDPVTVPVTGEVVLASTEPTVGEHTTLPGHSFAIVRTG, from the coding sequence GTGCCTGATCATGAATTCGCCGTCTGGGCACCGATTCCCGAACGGGTTCAGGTCGACGTCGACGGCACCCTGCACCCGATGACCCGCGACTCCGACGGCTGGTGGCGTGCCGTCGTGGACGCGCACGTCGACAGCCGCTACGGGTTCGTCCTCGACGACGACCCGACCGTGCTACCGGATCCGCGTTCGCCACGGCAGCCCGACGGCGTCCACGAGCGCTCGCAGCTGTGGGACCCGTCGACCGTGGCGTGGTCGGACACGGCGTGGCAGGGGCGCTCCGTCGAGGGCGGCGTGATCTACGAGCTGCACGTCGGCACGTTCACACCGACGGGCACGCTGGACTCGGCGATCGAGAAGCTCGACTACCTCGTCGACGTCGGCGTCGACTTCGTGGAACTGATGCCGCTCAACGCCTTTGGCGGCACCCACGGCTGGGGTTACGACGGCGTGCTCTGGTACGCCGTCCACGAGGCGTACGGCGGCCCCGACGCGCTGGTGCGATTCGTGACCGCCTGCCACGAGCGCGGTCTCGGCGTCCTCATCGATGCGGTGTTCAACCACCTCGGGCCGTCGGGCAACTACCTGCCGAGGTACGGGCCCTACCTGACCGAGTCGAACACCGGCTGGGGGCAGGGCGTCAACGTCTCCGAGGCGGGGGCCGACGAAGTGCGCCGCTACATCCTGGACTGCGCGCTGCGCTGGATGCGGGACTTCCACGTCGACGGTCTGCGCCTGGACGCCGTGCACGCGCTCGCCGACCGCACGGCCATCCACATCCTCGAGGAGATGTCGGCCGAAACCGACGCTCTCGCCGAGCAATTGGGGCGTCCGCTGTCGCTCATCGCCGAGAGCGACCTCAACGACCCAAGGCTCATCACGCCACGCGATCGCGGTGGGTACGGCTTGACCGCCCAGTGGGACGACGACATCCACCACGCCATCCACACCGCGGTGTCCGGCGAACGCCAGGGTTACTACTCGGACTTCGGCTCGCTGGAGTCGCTCGCGAAGACGTTGCGGCACGGCTTCTTTCACGCCGCCACCTATTCGTCGTTCCGGCACCGGCGGCACGGCAGGCCGCTGGACACGGCGACCATCCCGGCCACCCGACTCCTGGCGTACACCTCCGATCACGACCAGGTCGGCAACCGGGCCGTCGGAGACCGCCCCTCGCAGAACCTCGACTTCGGTCAGCTCGCGGTGAAGGCCGCCCTGGTGCTCGCCTCGCCCTACACCGCCATGCTGTTCATGGGCGAGGAGTGGGGGTCCTCGAGCCCGTTCCAGTTCTTCACGTCCCATCCGGAGCCCGAATTGGCCAAGGCCACGGCCGAGGGGCGCAAGGCCGAGTTCTCCTCGCACGGCTGGGATGCCGACGACATTCCCGACCCGCAGGACCCCGAGACCTTTGCCCGCTCGAAGCTGAAGTGGGACGAGGTGGACACCGGTGAGCACGGGCGGCTCGGCGCGCTGTACCGCCAGCTCATCGCCCTGCGGCACGACGAGCCGGACTTCGCCGACCCCTGGCTCGACCACCTCCGGATCGACTACGACGAGGACCGGCGGTGGATCACGCTCTACCGCGGCGCCTTCGCCGTCGCCTGCAACCTCGGCACCGATCCGGTGACCGTGCCGGTCACCGGCGAGGTGGTGCTGGCGTCGACCGAACCCACGGTGGGCGAACACACTACGCTGCCGGGACACTCGTTCGCGATCGTGCGCACCGGCTGA
- the treY gene encoding malto-oligosyltrehalose synthase, protein MTPVLSTYRLQMRGAASGQAFTLADAAEQLDYLQALGVSHVYLSPIFTASRGSTHGYDVTDPTTVSAELGGPEGFAELSHAIHERGMGLVVDIVPNHLGVDDPTQNAWWWDLLAHGRDSQYAAYFDVDWTLDPQGKIVLPVLGDDGDLDDLDVDGDVLRLGDRTWPIAPGTGSGTAAEVYQRQNYALIGWKHNVCGYRRFFSITSLAGLRQEDRAVFDATHVEVKRWFTEGLVDGLRIDHPDGLSDPAGYLEWLRELTGPDAWIVIEKILAPDEALEPTLPVAGTTGYDALREIGGLLVDPAAAGEGEPLDEVTAQLKIVTATTTLSSELARVHRAIVAAVGADHPQVPDAVAALLSHIGVYRSDYRGLAAIMPAALAETASARPDLNEPLLLVAAALDHLEPATRIQQLCGAVTAKSVEDCLFYRDARLVSLNEVGGEPDRFGVSAAEFHYDSAQRARYWPSAMVTLSTHDTKRSEDVRARIGVLSQVHSLWQELIGKWLDAAAPPDGPTALFLLQNVFGVWPAHGGVGDELRSRLHDYTEKAIRESGLHTTWNDPDEAFESAVHAWLDDVIDGPVGVEMSSLVAQLDEHARNDSQVQKLLSLTVPGVPDVYQGTELWDDSLVDPDNRRPVDYGLRRRALSDADDAKIRLVTAALHSRSDRPQTYLHGGYAPVLADGAAAAHLVAFLRGDDVLVAVRRWTVTLSETGWGDTSLPLPDGEWVDRVTGRTFSGRADAAELFTDLPATLLERTRA, encoded by the coding sequence ATGACACCCGTTCTCTCGACCTACCGGCTGCAGATGCGCGGCGCCGCCAGCGGGCAGGCCTTCACCTTGGCCGATGCCGCAGAGCAGCTCGATTACCTTCAGGCACTTGGGGTTTCGCACGTCTACCTCTCGCCGATCTTCACCGCCAGCCGCGGTTCCACCCACGGGTACGACGTCACCGACCCCACGACGGTCTCGGCCGAGCTCGGCGGGCCCGAGGGGTTCGCCGAACTCTCGCACGCCATCCACGAGCGCGGCATGGGGCTCGTCGTCGACATCGTCCCCAATCACCTCGGCGTCGACGACCCGACGCAGAACGCGTGGTGGTGGGATCTGCTCGCCCACGGTCGCGATTCGCAGTACGCGGCGTACTTCGACGTCGACTGGACGCTGGACCCGCAGGGCAAGATCGTGCTGCCCGTCCTCGGCGACGACGGCGACCTCGACGATCTCGACGTCGACGGTGACGTCCTGCGGCTCGGGGACCGCACCTGGCCGATCGCGCCGGGCACGGGCAGCGGCACCGCCGCCGAGGTGTACCAGCGGCAGAACTACGCACTGATCGGCTGGAAGCACAACGTGTGCGGCTACCGTCGCTTCTTCTCCATCACGTCGCTGGCCGGTCTCCGCCAGGAGGATCGCGCCGTCTTCGACGCCACCCACGTGGAGGTCAAGCGGTGGTTCACCGAGGGTCTCGTCGACGGTCTGCGCATCGACCATCCGGACGGATTGTCCGATCCCGCAGGCTATCTCGAGTGGCTGCGCGAGCTCACCGGACCCGACGCCTGGATCGTGATCGAGAAGATCCTCGCCCCCGACGAGGCGCTGGAGCCGACTCTGCCGGTCGCGGGCACCACCGGGTACGACGCCCTGCGCGAGATCGGCGGCCTGCTCGTCGATCCGGCCGCGGCCGGTGAGGGAGAACCGCTGGACGAGGTGACGGCTCAGCTGAAGATCGTCACGGCCACCACCACGCTGTCCAGCGAGTTGGCCCGGGTGCACCGCGCGATCGTGGCCGCCGTCGGCGCCGACCATCCGCAGGTGCCCGACGCGGTCGCCGCTCTACTCTCGCACATCGGCGTCTACCGCTCCGACTACCGCGGGCTCGCGGCGATCATGCCCGCGGCGCTGGCCGAAACCGCCTCCGCCCGACCGGACTTGAACGAGCCGCTGCTGCTCGTCGCCGCCGCGCTCGACCACCTCGAGCCGGCCACCCGCATCCAACAGCTGTGCGGCGCGGTCACCGCGAAGTCCGTCGAGGACTGCCTGTTCTACCGCGACGCCCGGCTGGTGTCGCTCAACGAGGTGGGCGGCGAGCCGGACCGCTTCGGGGTGTCGGCCGCCGAGTTCCACTACGACTCCGCCCAGCGCGCCCGGTACTGGCCGTCGGCCATGGTCACGCTCTCGACCCATGACACCAAGCGCAGCGAGGACGTCCGGGCGCGCATCGGCGTGCTGTCCCAGGTGCATTCGCTGTGGCAGGAGCTCATCGGGAAGTGGTTGGACGCCGCGGCGCCGCCGGACGGGCCGACCGCACTCTTCCTGCTGCAGAACGTCTTCGGCGTATGGCCCGCCCACGGTGGGGTCGGTGACGAGCTGCGGTCCCGGCTGCACGACTACACCGAGAAGGCCATCAGGGAGTCGGGTCTGCACACCACGTGGAACGATCCGGACGAGGCGTTCGAGAGCGCGGTCCATGCCTGGCTCGACGACGTGATCGACGGACCCGTCGGTGTCGAGATGTCCAGTCTCGTCGCGCAATTGGACGAGCACGCGCGCAACGACTCGCAGGTGCAGAAGCTGCTGTCGCTCACCGTGCCCGGCGTCCCCGACGTCTACCAGGGCACCGAACTGTGGGACGACAGCCTCGTCGACCCGGACAACCGCCGTCCCGTCGACTACGGTCTGCGACGTCGGGCGCTGTCCGACGCCGACGACGCGAAGATCCGGCTCGTCACGGCCGCCCTGCACTCGCGGTCCGACCGGCCGCAGACCTACCTGCACGGCGGGTACGCACCCGTCCTGGCCGACGGCGCCGCCGCCGCGCACCTCGTCGCCTTCCTGCGCGGGGACGACGTGCTGGTCGCCGTGCGGCGCTGGACCGTCACTCTGAGCGAAACCGGTTGGGGCGACACCTCATTGCCCCTACCCGACGGCGAGTGGGTCGACCGGGTGACCGGCCGTACCTTCAGCGGGCGCGCCGACGCCGCCGAGTTGTTCACCGACCTGCCCGCCACACTCTTGGAGCGCACCCGTGCCTGA